One Leucobacter muris DNA segment encodes these proteins:
- a CDS encoding TetR/AcrR family transcriptional regulator has product MSSPTRGRPPASSREVLADAACELFLEQGYEATSITEIARRAGVSRSSFFNYFAGKSEILWFGFDRRVDALLDALADPAPPLADALAVFALGDTPDTLALAIVDARTMGVEPELEAGRAARQLRIGTAIAARLERDGVEAVRACVAGAGYAAALVSAVWRWADRGAGRNRLDLMLLDALATARAVLEPRG; this is encoded by the coding sequence ATGAGCTCTCCCACGCGCGGGCGCCCGCCCGCCTCCTCCCGCGAGGTGCTCGCCGACGCGGCGTGCGAGCTGTTCCTCGAACAGGGGTACGAGGCGACCTCCATCACCGAGATCGCCCGCAGGGCCGGGGTGAGTCGGTCGAGCTTCTTCAACTACTTCGCGGGCAAATCTGAGATCCTGTGGTTCGGCTTCGACCGCCGCGTCGACGCGCTGCTCGACGCACTCGCCGATCCCGCGCCGCCCCTCGCCGACGCCCTCGCGGTCTTCGCCCTCGGCGACACCCCCGACACGCTCGCCCTCGCCATCGTCGACGCCCGCACGATGGGGGTCGAGCCCGAACTCGAGGCCGGCCGCGCCGCGCGCCAGCTGCGCATCGGCACCGCGATTGCGGCTCGGCTCGAACGCGACGGCGTCGAAGCCGTGCGCGCCTGCGTGGCGGGAGCCGGGTACGCGGCCGCGCTCGTCTCCGCGGTGTGGCGCTGGGCCGACCGGGGTGCGGGGCGCAACCGCCTCGATCTCATGCTGCTCGACGCGCTCGCGACCGCGCGAGCCGTGCTCGAGCCTCGCGGCTGA
- a CDS encoding ABC transporter substrate-binding protein, whose translation MSRHSARPLSLIALAAAGALALSSCSADAGDAAPQEGGTLIYATGDAEPTCLDPHVGGNYPQALISTQYLEPLVGRDASGQIQPWLATEWQPSDDGLTWDFTLQEGVTFTDGTPLDAAAVKANIEHLQDPDTQSSTGYLAVQKIAEIEVVDDTHVRFHLSSPDSALLESLSQQWTAIQSPAGIERGMEENCQAPIGTGPFIVEGWTPQQQVDLVRNDDYRTPGPEADHEGPAHLERIEWRFIPDAATRNAALTSGEVHVIDNPLPADIVAAENGGDGIEHIDAPRPGAVNRIELNSGQAPFDDARVREAFIRVADPNPGVESLFRGVATRSYSPLSSTEPTAAGDESLFETDPDAANALLDEAGWTEKGDDGVRVKNGERLDVRFPVSTNQSTAAEQSLFEQIQANAAVVGFDVILEPVDLSSWYGALAAHEYEAVSAPYTKVGPDVLRVLYHSDGTIPAPSGYFANNAQLKDPELDAILEQASATLDEAQRTKLYAEAQQRILESYTVLPLYDQQNHFLVNGVEGVTTLGTVATPTFVNARIA comes from the coding sequence ATGTCCCGACACTCCGCCCGCCCGCTCTCGCTGATCGCGCTCGCCGCGGCCGGCGCCCTCGCCCTCAGCTCGTGCAGCGCCGACGCCGGCGACGCCGCCCCGCAGGAGGGCGGCACGCTGATCTATGCGACCGGCGACGCCGAGCCGACCTGCCTCGATCCCCACGTGGGCGGCAACTACCCGCAGGCCCTCATCTCGACCCAGTACCTCGAGCCCTTGGTAGGCCGCGACGCGAGCGGCCAGATCCAGCCGTGGCTCGCGACCGAGTGGCAGCCGAGCGACGACGGCCTCACCTGGGACTTCACGCTGCAGGAGGGCGTGACCTTCACCGACGGCACTCCGCTCGACGCCGCCGCGGTCAAGGCGAACATCGAGCACCTGCAGGATCCGGACACGCAGTCCTCCACCGGCTACCTCGCCGTGCAGAAGATCGCCGAGATCGAGGTCGTCGACGACACGCACGTGCGCTTCCACCTTTCCTCCCCCGACTCGGCCCTGCTCGAGTCGCTGAGCCAGCAGTGGACCGCGATCCAGTCGCCCGCCGGCATCGAGCGCGGCATGGAGGAGAACTGCCAGGCCCCGATCGGCACCGGCCCGTTCATCGTCGAGGGCTGGACGCCGCAGCAGCAGGTCGACCTGGTGCGCAACGACGACTACCGCACCCCCGGTCCCGAGGCCGACCACGAGGGCCCCGCGCACCTCGAGCGCATCGAGTGGCGCTTCATCCCCGATGCGGCGACCCGCAATGCGGCGCTCACCTCGGGTGAGGTGCACGTCATCGACAACCCGCTTCCCGCCGACATCGTCGCGGCCGAGAACGGTGGCGACGGCATCGAGCACATCGACGCCCCCCGTCCGGGCGCCGTCAACCGCATCGAGCTGAACTCGGGTCAGGCGCCGTTCGACGACGCCCGCGTGCGCGAGGCGTTCATCCGCGTCGCCGATCCGAACCCCGGGGTCGAGTCCCTGTTCCGGGGCGTCGCGACGCGCTCGTACTCGCCGCTCTCGAGCACCGAGCCGACCGCGGCCGGCGACGAGTCGCTGTTCGAGACCGACCCCGATGCCGCGAACGCGCTGCTCGACGAGGCGGGCTGGACCGAGAAGGGCGACGACGGGGTGCGCGTGAAGAACGGCGAGCGCCTCGACGTGCGCTTCCCGGTCAGCACCAACCAGTCGACCGCCGCCGAGCAGTCGCTCTTCGAGCAGATCCAGGCGAACGCGGCGGTCGTCGGCTTCGACGTGATCCTCGAACCGGTCGACCTCAGCAGCTGGTACGGCGCGCTCGCCGCGCACGAGTACGAGGCCGTCAGCGCCCCCTACACCAAGGTCGGCCCCGACGTGCTGCGCGTCCTGTACCACTCCGACGGCACCATCCCGGCGCCGTCGGGCTACTTCGCCAACAACGCGCAGCTCAAGGATCCCGAGCTCGACGCGATCCTCGAGCAGGCCTCGGCCACCCTCGACGAGGCGCAGCGTACGAAGCTCTACGCCGAGGCGCAGCAGCGCATTCTCGAGAGCTACACCGTGCTGCCGCTCTACGACCAGCAGAATCACTTCCTGGTGAACGGCGTCGAGGGCGTGACCACCCTCGGCACGGTGGCCACCCCCACGTTCGTCAACGCACGGATCGCCTGA
- a CDS encoding ABC transporter permease — protein MRARGIARAFATRIGAALLVVWLTATVVFFALRLSGDPLEAIMGGPGSQAGAEATDRAREAYGLDRPLVVQYLAQLWNTATLQFGDSYSRKQPVAELLAANLPPTLVIATLALLLAWVLVVLGALVVAVAGRGRVGRAIRSALAGLETVASVAPQFFVGAVLILVFASGLGLLPATSGSSPTGLVLPVVTLAVPIAGYLAHVLQGSLVEADDAPFAVTARSRGASEARVLFSHTLRHAALPALALSGWAYGSLLSGAVVVEALFARQGIGRMLLEAATVRDVPVVIGAVVVIALLYVAIMLLSDLLEHLVDPRLRRRGVIPA, from the coding sequence GTGAGAGCCAGAGGGATCGCGCGCGCGTTCGCGACGCGGATCGGTGCAGCCCTGCTCGTGGTCTGGTTGACCGCCACCGTCGTGTTCTTCGCGCTGCGACTCTCGGGCGACCCGCTCGAGGCGATCATGGGCGGACCGGGATCGCAGGCCGGTGCCGAGGCGACGGACCGGGCGAGAGAGGCCTACGGGCTCGACCGGCCCCTCGTCGTGCAGTACCTCGCGCAGCTGTGGAACACGGCGACGCTGCAGTTCGGCGACTCCTACTCCCGGAAACAGCCGGTGGCCGAGCTACTCGCCGCGAACCTGCCGCCCACGCTCGTGATCGCGACGCTCGCGCTGCTGCTCGCCTGGGTGCTCGTGGTGCTCGGCGCGCTCGTCGTCGCGGTCGCGGGCCGCGGCCGCGTCGGCCGCGCGATCCGTTCGGCGCTGGCCGGCCTCGAGACGGTGGCCTCGGTCGCCCCGCAGTTCTTCGTGGGAGCCGTGCTGATCCTCGTCTTCGCGAGCGGCCTCGGCCTGCTGCCCGCGACGAGCGGATCGTCGCCCACCGGCCTCGTGCTGCCCGTCGTGACGCTCGCCGTGCCGATCGCGGGCTATCTCGCGCACGTGCTGCAGGGATCCCTCGTCGAGGCCGATGACGCCCCGTTCGCCGTGACGGCCCGCTCGCGGGGGGCGTCGGAGGCGCGGGTGCTGTTCAGCCACACGCTGCGCCACGCCGCGCTGCCCGCGCTCGCGCTGTCGGGGTGGGCGTACGGCTCGCTGCTGAGCGGAGCCGTAGTGGTGGAGGCGCTCTTCGCCCGGCAGGGCATCGGGCGCATGCTGCTCGAGGCGGCGACGGTGCGCGACGTGCCGGTGGTGATCGGGGCGGTCGTGGTGATCGCACTGCTGTACGTGGCGATCATGCTGCTCTCGGATCTGCTCGAGCACCTGGTCGATCCGCGGCTGCGCCGCCGAGGGGTGATCCCCGCATGA
- a CDS encoding ABC transporter permease, with translation MSARRFGGREGGVVLGLRLGWSGWISTAILLLALVAVCAPRLLAPGDPLAVHPADGFQPPSAAHLFGTDESGRDLFTRVVHGAAASVGIGLAATGIGIGVGAALGFAAGLGPRWLDGSLGRVFEVLFALPTLVMALLFISVMGSGPTASILAIGLATIPGYARMLRARVRGIAASGYVEWARLDEVGPARVFVRHIAPNSLWPLASAATLGIGQAIVWVSALGFLGLGALSPSPEWGAMLNAGRVYLTTAWWMTVCPGLAIVLVAGALTVLGRRLGNARD, from the coding sequence ATGAGTGCTCGGCGATTCGGAGGACGCGAGGGCGGGGTCGTGCTCGGCCTGCGCCTCGGATGGTCGGGATGGATCAGCACGGCGATCCTGCTGCTCGCCCTCGTCGCGGTCTGCGCACCGCGATTGCTCGCCCCCGGCGACCCGCTCGCGGTGCACCCGGCCGACGGCTTCCAGCCGCCCTCGGCAGCGCACCTCTTCGGCACCGACGAGTCGGGCCGCGATCTCTTCACCCGCGTCGTGCACGGCGCCGCCGCGTCGGTGGGCATCGGCCTCGCGGCGACCGGCATCGGCATCGGCGTCGGGGCGGCGCTCGGCTTCGCCGCCGGGCTCGGCCCGCGCTGGCTCGACGGTTCGCTCGGCCGCGTCTTCGAGGTGCTGTTCGCGCTGCCCACGCTCGTGATGGCGCTGCTGTTCATCTCGGTGATGGGATCCGGCCCCACCGCGTCGATCCTCGCGATCGGCCTCGCCACGATCCCCGGCTACGCGCGCATGCTGCGCGCTCGTGTGCGCGGCATCGCGGCCAGCGGCTACGTGGAGTGGGCCCGACTCGACGAGGTGGGCCCGGCGCGGGTATTCGTGCGGCACATCGCGCCGAACTCGCTGTGGCCGCTGGCCTCGGCCGCGACGCTCGGGATCGGCCAGGCCATCGTCTGGGTGTCGGCGCTCGGCTTCCTCGGTCTCGGGGCCCTGTCTCCCTCGCCCGAGTGGGGGGCGATGCTGAACGCGGGGCGCGTGTACCTCACGACGGCCTGGTGGATGACGGTGTGCCCGGGCCTCGCGATCGTGCTGGTCGCGGGGGCGCTCACGGTGCTGGGGCGACGATTGGGGAATGCTCGTGACTAG